In a genomic window of Gambusia affinis linkage group LG04, SWU_Gaff_1.0, whole genome shotgun sequence:
- the LOC122830175 gene encoding D(1) dopamine receptor-like, with product MNNTTGLALVGAGSREDPPAHRALTGCVLVLLIIWTLVGNMTVCAAVYRYRHLRAKVTNIFIVSLALSDLLVAVLVMPWKAAAEVAGFWPFGDFCKTWLACDIMCSTASILNLCMISVDRYWAISSPFCYERSMNKRVAFVMIGATWTVSVVISFVPVQLDWHRAEISDPGGRVIPRLESTEGSCDSSLSRTYAISSSLISFYIPVVIMIVTYTRIYRIAQTQIRVISSLERAAEHAQSCRSHVPELFPHMCTDIGASSYQSRISIHPDSQCPNQSHRELRVSIRKETKVLKTLSIIMGVFVCCWLPFFILNCALPFCPGPGAPGAHRGPCCVSEKTFDVFVWIGWSNSSLNPVIYAFNADFRDAFLRLLRCRGGGFLSAVSTAVETMLTNNEARQQRRDSTLKAKLSVSTNTRGSQDSGNTTVAVFYHGGATMEQGTDTEERYDKDRLTQIPR from the coding sequence ATGAATAACACCACCGGCTTGGCGCTGGTTGGAGCGGGCAGCCGGGAAGACCCGCCGGCGCACAGAGCTCTCACCGGATGCGTCCTGGTGCTGCTAATCATTTGGACGCTCGTGGGCAACATGACCGTGTGCGCGGCCGTGTATCGCTACCGCCACCTGCGCGCCAAGGTGACCAACATCTTCATCGTGTCCCTGGCTCTGTCGGATCTCCTGGTAGCGGTGCTGGTGATGCCGTGGAAAGCCGCAGCTGAAGTAGCCGGCTTCTGGCCGTTCGGCGACTTCTGTAAGACATGGCTGGCCTGCGACATCATGTGCTCCACGGCCTCCATCCTCAACCTGTGCATGATCAGCGTGGACCGATACTGGGCAATCTCCAGCCCGTTTTGCTACGAGCGCAGCATGAACAAGAGGGTGGCCTTCGTGATGATCGGGGCGACGTGGACAGTGTCCGTCGTGATCTCCTTTGTTCCCGTGCAGCTGGACTGGCACCGGGCTGAAATCAGTGACCCCGGCGGGCGCGTGATTCCACGCCTGGAGAGCACCGAGGGGAGCTGTGACTCGAGTCTGAGCCGCACTTACGCAATCTCTTCCTCCCTTATCAGCTTCTACATCCCCGTTGTGATCATGATCGTCACCTACACCCGGATTTACCGGATTGCCCAGACGCAGATCCGGGTAATATCTTCCTTGGAGCGCGCGGCGGAGCACGCCCAGAGCTGCCGGTCACACGTGCCCGAGCTGTTCCCGCACATGTGCACAGACATCGGTGCCAGCTCCTACCAGTCCCGCATCAGCATCCACCCTGATTCCCAGTGCCCCAATCAGTCACACCGGGAGCTCAGAGTCTCCATCAGGAAAGAGACCAAAGTGCTGAAGACTCTGAGCATCATAATGGGagtttttgtttgctgctggCTGCCCTTCTTCATCCTGAACTGCGCTCTACCCTTTTGCCCCGGACCAGGGGCCCCTGGAGCCCACCGCGGCCCCTGCTGTGTCAGCGAGAAAACCTTcgatgtgtttgtgtggatcGGGTGGAGTAACTCCTCCCTAAATCCGGTTATTTATGCGTTCAACGCAGACTTTAGAGACGCCTTCCTTCGCCTGTTGCGCTGCCGCGGAGGAGGCTTTCTGTCGGCGGTGAGTACAGCGGTGGAGACCATGCTGACGAACAACGAGGCCAGGCAGCAGAGGCGAGACAGCACCCTGAAGGCAAAGTTGAGCGTGTCCACGAACACGCGGGGGAGTCAGGACAGCGGAAACACCACGGTGGCCGTGTTTTATCACGGAGGGGCCACGATGGAACAAGGGACGGACACGGAGGAAAGATATGACAAAGACCGACTGACACAGATACCcagataa